Part of the Caulobacter sp. SL161 genome is shown below.
GACACCGCCTTGAAGTCCTGCTCGATCTCGGGGCGATAGCCGCCTTCCAGGCTGACGATCAGGGCGCGGCGGCCATAGTCGGCGTCGAGCGGGGTCTCGGTTTCGGCCTGGTTCTGGGGATAGGCCTCATGCACCCACATGCGCAGCGGCGGCGCGCCGGGCTGGCCGAAATAGTCGCGGCCGTAATAGGCGGCGGCGTTGTAGACAAAGCGGTCGTCCATCGCCACGGCGCTCAAGGGGCCGCGCAGCGCCTGCTCTTCGCGCACCCGTGCGATGACCGCCTCGACCGTCTGATCCCAGCCTCGCACCCGCTTGAAGCCGTTAGAAAGGCCCGTGGCGTCGGCGACCTTTGGATTGACCATGCACGCCACGAAGAACGCTGCGAACGCCGCCTGGAGAACAAGGCCGCCGATCAGCCAGCGACGGGCGTTCCAGCGCATTAGCCAGCCGGCGACGATCACCGAGCCGGAGACAAAGGCCGCTCCCGCCCAGTTGGCGTTGGCCCGCGAGACGAACGCCTCGCCCGCCACCACGATCAGCGGCGGCAGGGCGAAGCACAGCAGCAGCAGGTCCGGCGATTGCAGCTTCCTCTTCACGCCCAGCCAGATTGCGCCGCCGATCAGGACGGCGAAGGGAACGGGGCCGAAGACGCCGAACTGTGAGCCCACGAACTCGATCAGCTCGCGGACATTGAACAGCTGGTGCGCGTTCCAGTTGGCGTTCGCGGCGGTGTGCTTGACCGTCGAAAATTGGTTGGCGGCGTTCCAGAGAAGGTTGGGCGCCAGCACGAGGGCGAACGCGACGATGAACAGCCCGACGAGCGCGGGCGACCAGCGCCGCCGCGCCTCGGACGAGATCGCGAAATGCAGCGCCACGCTGCCCAGCGCATAGACCGCCGCATATTTGGACAGGAACGCCAGGCCCAGCGCCGCGCCCATGCCGGCCGCGAGCGCATAGCGTCGACGCGCCGAGGCGTCCGGCAGGCTGACATAGGCCCAGACCGTCAGGGACAGGAAGAACAGCAGCGGCGCATCGGTGGCGATCAGGCCGGACGACAGCACCACCCCGGGCATCAGGCTGTAGATCGCCGCCGCAGCAAGCCCAGCCCAGCCGCCATAGAGACGGCGGGCGATCCGGTGGATCACCAGCGCTGTCGCACCGTGGAGAAAGGGCGCCGAGAGCCGCACCCAGGCTTCGCTGTCGCCGATCTGGGTCGTCGCCCAGATCAGCCAGGCGATCATCGGCGGCTTGGAGAAATAGCCGAAGGCCAGCTCCCGCGACCACAGCCAGTACTGGGCTTCGTCAGGATAGAGCTCCAGCGGTGTGAGGAACAGCGCCGCCAGCCGGACGATCGTCAGCCCGCCGATCATCAGCAGGGTCAGCCGCCAGGCGCGGCTCTCGATCGAGGGTGACGAAGCGTCAGGAGCGGTCTGCATGACGCCTGATTAGCCAAGTAAAAAAAATCTGACTACTTCTTCCGCGTTTCCATGGGTTTGTGACACTTTGTGGGCCGGCGTGGCCTTTCCGTCACCAAACCTTCTAAATCTTTCGATAAACGGCCGTCAAAGGCACGAAACTATGCGACCCAACGCAAGCGTGTTGATGAATGAGGGGTTCCTTCAGATGAACATGAAACATTTCGCCCTGGCGACGACCGCTCTGGTCGGCGCCCTGTCGGCATCCGGCGCAGCCATGGCCCAATCGACCGGCACCGAAGTCGTCGAACAAGTGATCGTCACGGCTTCGACGGTCCGTAACCAGAACGGCGCCATCGTCGCCCAGTCGGTGCCGAAGGCTCGCTCGAGCATCACGCAAGACTTCATCTCCCGCCA
Proteins encoded:
- a CDS encoding ArnT family glycosyltransferase, translated to MQTAPDASSPSIESRAWRLTLLMIGGLTIVRLAALFLTPLELYPDEAQYWLWSRELAFGYFSKPPMIAWLIWATTQIGDSEAWVRLSAPFLHGATALVIHRIARRLYGGWAGLAAAAIYSLMPGVVLSSGLIATDAPLLFFLSLTVWAYVSLPDASARRRYALAAGMGAALGLAFLSKYAAVYALGSVALHFAISSEARRRWSPALVGLFIVAFALVLAPNLLWNAANQFSTVKHTAANANWNAHQLFNVRELIEFVGSQFGVFGPVPFAVLIGGAIWLGVKRKLQSPDLLLLCFALPPLIVVAGEAFVSRANANWAGAAFVSGSVIVAGWLMRWNARRWLIGGLVLQAAFAAFFVACMVNPKVADATGLSNGFKRVRGWDQTVEAVIARVREEQALRGPLSAVAMDDRFVYNAAAYYGRDYFGQPGAPPLRMWVHEAYPQNQAETETPLDADYGRRALIVSLEGGYRPEIEQDFKAVSGLQIARVRLDKTRSRRVDLFIAEGFAPLPRDPITGLPPKPKTPAR